TTAATAGTCTATGTTTTACCAAAGTAACTATGTGAATTCTGTTATTTCACATAATAAAGTCATTGCTTttaaaagcctttcttttcaaactttaaatATACCACCTAAGATCACACAGAATTTTTCAGTcgttaatatataaaacaatttctcTCCTAAACAGAGAATCAAAATTTCAAATCTTCCCTTTCCACAAAAAAGTCAAAACTAATTCATACCCTAGCTCTACATGTTATTTACCCTTGCAAGATCTTCTATTTCAGAACTGAAGTTTGTTTCTCCTTCcatcatttcttcctcttctaatGTTCGTTCATCATCAAAATCGTGAACCAGCATGTCAGCTGATGGATCAAATTCATGGTCATCTGATGTTGCTGAACCTCCTGGTAAGGAATATTTCAAAAAGTTTGGTAAACCAAATTAAGTGGATCTTAgtaatattaatgtatttatttttatttgaagctGGATGTAAGTCAAAAGTACCAAGAAAAAGCTACACACAGCAACTATTATATATTGCTTTTTAACAGTTACAACGGCAAAATGGGAGGAAAAtgtttacagttttaaaagtgtttatgaTGTTATAAATATGAAACAAGTTGTAAATAATAAATGGTCATATCAAATAAGAACAGGTTTTTCATGTGGAAAAAagtcacaattcttttttttctttttcttctttgagacagggtctcgctctgtctcaggctagcgtgcagtgacacaatcacagctcactgcagcctcgacctcctagagtcaagcgatccttctaacctctgcctccaaagtagctaggactacaaccaccacacccagctaatttttaaatatttttttggtaaaggcagggtcttgctgtgttgcctggctggtcttgaactcccaggctccagcaatcaatctgcctttgcttcccaaagtgctgggattacaggtgtacctGGTCCTAAAAAACACAATTCTTAATCATTTGATTGATGTTTGATAGACCCAATGAGTTTGAACTCCCCTGGCCCATGAGGAGACTGTAAGTCAGCCCTCCATGTCCACAGCTTCTGtgtctgtggattcaaccaacagcagactgaaaatattaagagaaaaaacaaacaaacaaaaaacctgggtCTGCCTTCAACATGTACAggcttttttcttgtcattattccccaAACAACATagtataactatttacatagtgtttacctatattaggtattttgtacacacacacacacacacacacacacacacacacacacacacaccagagatTATGTAAAGCATATATgagaatgtgcataggttatacaCAAATACTATGCATTTTGTATCAGGGATTTGAGCATCCACAATTTTGGTATCTGAGGGAGGTTCACAGATATCGAGGGATTACTGTATAGTTATGTGAAATATATAGTCATCTGAATACACAGTCTAGTGAAGACACAGCTGCACTCAAATATTATTATTCTGTAAGTACTTCCTTGAAAATACATTCTAGTGGCTGGATGTAGTTGATCatgctttaatcccagcacttcacgaagccaagacaggaggatcacttgagcctgggagtttgagaccagcctgggcaatataatgagaccccgtctctaaaaaaaatttaaaaattagctgggtgtggtgctgtgcgACTGTCATCCCAGTCagtaaggaggctgaggcaggagaactgcctgagcctgggagctcaaggccacagtgagtcatgatcacactactgcactccagcctgggaagcagagcaagggcctgactttaaaaaaaaaaaaaaaatctaatatttggGTAGCTGTCCTTAACTTAGTGGATTTTGATCAGAAATAACCCAAAAGACTGAGAATagcaaaatttatcaaaactgcATACAGAACTCTTATCAAAGGCATTAAAAATAATCTAGTAGGTAACTGACATGTGGTTGGGGAATACTGCTGGACCCTATAGGGTCAAGCTTTGTAAATAGCATAATGCAAAGGCTGGGCATACATAGTCTGTAAAATATCCCCATGTTTTACTACTGCCAGTGTGGACCTAGATTTGCAAAAGCATTGTTTACTAATAAACAAATGAGCTACTGAACACTGAAAAAAttagcaatttttaaagttttaactgTTGATGGTTAGACATTAATAGATGTACCTATTCTTTCATTTCACTCCAGAAAGAGAACCAATAAGTAAAGCAAAGAGATAGAGCTGACTTCTTGAAAATCTGACTATTATGAATAAGGGAGTGCCCAAGGCTTAGGGTTCTTCAGTTacaacaattttcaaaagaaacattttttgagtgtttactatgtgccagacagtATGTTCAAGTACGTCATATACATTATCTCAATTAATCTTCAAATAATCCTACGAAGTAGGTATTATCACCccatttaaagaggaaaaaaacaaaataaaaactcaaggCTTAGCGATTTTAAGTAGCAAGTCTAAACTTACAAAGCCAGTAAACGGCAAAGATGAATTTGATTCTGGGTATACTAATCCCAACAACTATGCTTTTATTGCACTCCAAGCCTCCCGTAAATTAACTTAGTATACTGCCTCAAAGAATACTTAACGAGAGTCTATGTACTAAGACAAGTGAATGCCAGCCAGGTCACATGGCGAAGCACTTAACATCATTGTGCCCTGTCAGAAGCATAAGAAAATACTGATACTAgaccaggcgcaggggctcatgtctgtaatcccagcactttaggaggccaaggcaggaggactgcttgagctcaggggttcaagaaaagcctgggcaacacagtgagacctcatctcaaaaaagaaaggaagaaaggaaaaaagaaaagaagaaaggaagaaagggaagggaagggagaaggaagggagggaggcagggaaggagggagggaggaactgatattaaatagaaaactaaaaacataattatatgCCAAGTCAGATACCTTCTACCAGAGTATAGTAAAAATGAATTAACACTTATCAAAGTTTtagaataatttacaaaataaaaacttttagaaaagcgtattatcttaattttcttccagaaattaAGAAAAGCTTAGCACAGTTTCAGCAGAGCATCTTAGTACTGCTTGACGGAATGGACACAAGGGTTCCATAGGCACACAATTTGAGAAACAATAATATACGTGTAGTTTTCTGTCCCAATCCTTTTCTCTTCtgagttttcaaaagaaaactctCCTCAAACTTTTCAATTCACTCAGGAATCTTCTCGAACACTGAGTGGTCCAATAAATATGTATCCCTACAAATGATGCTAACAAATGATGCTATACTTTTCTCCCTCGTGGGCAGAAAGACCCTAAAAAGTCTTCACTCCATCTCTTTGTATACTATTATCCCAATcagaatataattataattgGACACAGGtattatcaaaaataattatgCTTAATTCCTTGTTATActctactgatttttaaaaaaattcaaattcatgGGTATACAGCATCAAATCATGTGCTATAATTCACCTGATGgccattttttgttattatttgcaaAGCCAATTATATATGAAGACTTGCCATTTCACTCCCTTATTGCATCAAATAACAAAGTGTAGGTGAACTACTTCCTGTCTCACTCCAATTCCTTTCCCTACACGCACACTACGCTTTTTTCCATAAActttccattttcagtttttctctttccttaatcTGATCTGTTTCATCTGACTTCTTTTTGCCTTGTTCCTTAGAACCAACTAACCATCTTATTCTTGTCAATAGCTAGGTCCACCATTAGGCTGTctcctagggaaaaaaaaatcccaatgatAAATCATTAGGGGTAATGGGTCTGGTGCTTTGTATACATTAAGTATTTTGCATCAGAGTTAGGCAAATGTCACTGCTTTGTCATGAAATCCCATGCTACTGCAGAAAAGGTACCTTACATCTTTTCAAAGGTAAATTCAGTTTGTATCATGTCTACTCATTtaaccactttttaaattatcttcaccTCCATTAATTCCCTACCTCTAATGACTACTAGTCTTACAGGTAAAAAGTCTTACCTTGTGCCTCTACTTTGGCTTACACTGGAGACTACAAACAAAGCAATTAATGTGGTCATGTGACTATTATTACTAGCACTGATTGCAAAGTACAGATGCTACAGAGGATACAGCCTTTTCACCAGGGGACTGAAAAATTTTTTACATGACTATTGCTAATTTTCTCTACCAACTTTTATAACTGGTTGTAATTAGCATTATTTATAAGAACAATAAACACTGCCCTGGGCAGAAGCCTTATATGACAAATACTGTCTAACTCAAAAGATCTATCTCAGTCTGAAAACAAGCTAAAGAAAACCGGATTTTCTGAAAATTGAACTGaattgaaaactgaaaacattcaaTCTGTTAAGTATTCAACAAGTAGCAAAGTGaccaaagactttttttttttttttttttgagagaaggagtctcgctctatagctcaggctggagtggtgtgatctcagttcactgcaaccttcacctcctgggttaaaggattctcccacctcagcctcccaagtagctggcctatgagcatgtgccaccgtgcctggctaatttttgtatttttagaagagacagaatttcaccatgttggccaggctggtctcaaattcctgacctcaagtgatccacctgcctcggcctcccaaagtattgagattacaggcataagccactgcgcctggctaacaTTTGTATTCTTCAAACTCCATTATTCTTCCAGTTCAGCCTAGGCTGATTCAAATGTAATGGAAACTGACAAAGCCACTTACTAATACCACTTTcttagtaattattttatgtatctatgtACTATCGGATGAATGCCTCAAAAATTCATCAGAAATATCTCAGTTTTAAACTATTTGCAATATCACAATACTATAAAAAACAAGTAGGACCTATTTTTTCTATGAAAACAATTTctgtgtttgaaaaaaaaatcggAAATAATTCCATGTTCTAAAAATGAATATGGTGACCTAACACTTATGTAAGATCAGATTACTCCCAATCTTAACCATCCAggatatacatataaaacagaaagttcaaaaaaaattattgcgtTTCAGAAATGCACAAAGCCTAACACACTTTACTCACAAGCATATTAAAAAGAGTAAGATGCTTTCAGCTGAAATCAAAAGGACAAAATCAGCGTCAACTGAGTACACTAGTCATTTAAAAAGGACATGGATGTGATCTAGTCCAATCCTCAGAGTCCAATGATTCATGTTCATAGAAAGGACCTTGCACCATGAAAACAGCCGTATCTTATGTTAAGCATTGTTAAAAGCTTTCTTCCTAAAACTTAAAACACAGAAAGATGATTGCTTCAACAATCTGGAAAATTTAGTAATACAGAATACATCATATCTAAGTACTCAATACATGTGagatgttttcaaataaaacattACTGTGCCTCACTTTCTCACTCTTCTGTATTGGACTACTCTTCAACCCACATATCCCATGCAGAAGGCAGTCCCATTTCTCTTGATAGTCACGGGACACTGAGGCTAAAAGACTAGTACTTGACTCTTTCCTCACTGCTTCAACTCCAATGAATTACTACCATGTAGAAATACTGCACCCAGTGGTGCCAGACCATGGGAACCCTAAATCCagatttcatatataaaatattcttatttttaaagatcacTACAGTggccaaacaaaaaaaaaaaaatttgtggcaCAGATCTCATTCAAGATCACAGGTTTCCAATCTCTAAGGAAAAAATGAGTATGTGCTGTATTtgagaaagaatacaaaaatccTAGATGTGTGGTCAGAACATAAAACTTGATCCTACTCAAATCTAAGAATGATTTCCTTATTTAGAATATTCcttatttacattaaatattcaCTTGTTGAATCTTTTGCTTACTTTATTTTCCCCTCCCTCTGAAATACATTAAcaattttttctcaaataaaaatactttgaaattccTACACAAGCAAATATTTCTAACGATTTCTATTTATCTActctattaaatatttctaagctaacgattcctttttaaaaactatactttatatatatacaagtCAAACAATAATgtacaactgtgagaaatacggcaactcaccaaaaaaaagaaaacccccaaAACAGTCATTTTTAGGATGAAATCACAGCAGCCTCACCTGTACTTTCATGGGTAGTCAAACATTTCATCCATTTCTTTTTCCCCAGAGAAAAGAAGCATTCAGAAGAAAAGGAAGTCAGATAATAGTCTAACTCCTCTAGTCTTTATGTAACTAATAGGACAAATGTTACTCAAACAGAGATtataaaaaatacaggaaatactTACCTGGACTTGAAGATTCAACAGATGgctgagaagaggagaaaagaggaaaaattagtATTTCTGCACAATGTATCTTCacaaacattaacaaaattaTTCAACGACTACTATGATGCCAAAAACTATGGTAAGTTTTAATGTCTGCATTTTAGTTCTAATGTCTGCATTTTCTAAGACAAACTAAAACTTCCCATATAATCCTTTCCCTTTCATTACATTTAAGCataaagaaaaattccaaacaCTCCTGAATCtagaaataaagacaataacataGAGTTCAGATTTTAAAGGCACACGTGGGCCTCATAACATATGTGGTTTAAGTAGTATGATTTTAGATCTTGGAATTTTCTGAAATAGATTTTCTCCTATCAACACAGAACTATGCACAAAGTTTGCTACCAAGCTGgtctctgacttaaaaaaaagtgAGTGTGAGATGGGAGACAGAAATAATTTAGGACAttaatctcaaataaaaattaagttgtaacaaagcaaaatgaaaaattaaaattctatttaagCACCAAACACTATATTAGGTTAACTTTACtgataaacaatatatttttaagttataacGGAATTAGCAAGCATTCAAGCTAAAGCCTAGAGAGTTTAGGTTATCTGATGCAAGACTACACAGATTTCCAATTATAATGCTTCTTCTACTCTACCATTCTACCTATCATAAATTTAACCACaacttgaaaatttgaaaataaaactggtAGCAACTTATTTTAGTAATGTTACTGCTTGACAATGCACAATTGTGTTTTAGTTCAgttaattcaaaattataaacaaatcatCTACAAATGTAAGACTCctacaaaacaaatattaaaaacacaaaagatgcTTCAAATAACATGAACTAAAGCTTCACCAATTCATTCAGAAGTATCTATTTCATGCCCATAAGAAAATACAGATGGTGGGAGGTCAAAACCACTAGCAGAGGAAAGATAGGGATCTTGcagtattttctttctgctgAGTAATGGGGAAGAGaggcaagaagaaaacagaagagtgaAATCCTCTATTTTTCAAACACGATGTGTCTAAGACAAATTCCTATAGGgtattaaaattctgtttttaaaactgtCCATATTATGTAATTGTAGTAAGCATGGGATTCTATATTCCATATGGTGACTCACATTCTTTTGCAGCACACTATTTCAAAGGTCCTACTTTTTCTGTTAAATTCTTATAAGAGAATAATTCCTTCCTATAGCATTGTCTAGCAAAAATCTGACAATAACCAGTATTGCGTATTTCCAATGATACACcactatcattattttaaagttactCTGCCAGAACACAGTAAATACAGTGCTACTTTTAAATCTCTTTGCTCTAATGGGAAGCTGGAGAACAGGGTGACATGGCAAGAGTAATGTAACCACAAAAAGGGTTTCTAGCTTGCTTAACATCTTTTGGGCAGAGCTACACATTTCTGGTTCAAAACGGAGTTAAACCACCACACAAATTATTACATagtaaatcaatattttaaaatattaatccaCTTGTGTTTCATGCAGTTATACTTCCCAACTGTAGGCACAACCTTCTCTGTAAGGCTACAAGCAATGTTAATGACCATCTTCATCTAATCCTATGCTCACTACCCACACAAAATAAGACTTACGAACATTGGAATAATTATTCCATTTAACAGTTTTCCGATTTAAGAAAAAAGGCTTTTTAATTACAAGTTACTTTATTGAAGAATaagttacatttttattgatGCTAAATATTAATGGAGATTTTGAATTGTAAATGGTGTTCATATACTTCAGTTTGTAAAAGGCTTCATGAGTAGTGAATGCCAACAAATATCTTACCAATTGTTGCTCTGGTGGTAAATAAAGTTCTGAAAAACGCTGCAAACACTTTCCTATGATTAAGATACCAGATGCTTGAGGACAAGTAGCATTTGTAAGCACAGCTGATACAGAGTACAACACCCAGTGTTCAAAGGTAACATTAGTGATTATGTCAGACATACTAGAATGTTTCAATGACTATGATTTAAAGGCATATCTAGATTAGCACAGGGGGAGAACTAGAGTGGTCTGCCTACAGATACATTTAttatccatatatattttagtattttacttccaaagtAAAATTCTGTTCTATATGTTTGGGGGTAGGATTGAGCTTAGATtctttaaagttaaatatatcCCATTAAATCAAAGATGAGTTTCTAAAAAAATggtatttgaaaacatttcataCTGTACACATTACTTTGTATGGCTAATTATCAAAAGTGATGATCTTTCAAAATAACAAGTGAGTTTAGCATCTTAATATAGGAGATTTGGGTGTGGAATAAGGGTACATTTTATTTAGATATGAAATAAAATAGCACATCCAGCTTACATTTATATAGTgctacacattttcttttctttttttttttgagatagagacttgctgtgtcacccaagcagaagtgcagtggcatgatcttggctcactgcagcctctgcctcccagattcaagcgattctcctgccttagcctaccaagtagctgggattacaagcgtgtaccaccacggctggctaatttttgtatttttaacagacacagggtttcacca
The genomic region above belongs to Piliocolobus tephrosceles isolate RC106 chromosome 1, ASM277652v3, whole genome shotgun sequence and contains:
- the MIER1 gene encoding mesoderm induction early response protein 1 isoform X6 gives rise to the protein MFMFNWFTDCLWTLFLSNYQPSVESSSPGGSATSDDHEFDPSADMLVHDFDDERTLEEEEMMEGETNFSSEIEDLARVNNM